A window of the Hypnocyclicus thermotrophus genome harbors these coding sequences:
- a CDS encoding SIMPL domain-containing protein — MKKILMFIIIISNVIFAGTIKVTGIGKINTKPNIANISLGVMTENEDVSKAIKENTGKVSKIISKLLELGIKEKNINTSNYSLYYDKEDYNDKDSKKIYKVNNSLNIEIENIERIGEIIDLLVKNGVNNIWNISFGVKNREKFEEKAKIIALKNAEEKAKKILESQDLKLGKIKNISENIDPNIPRYSYEMNRSAVAANNYTIISSVFVEYEISY, encoded by the coding sequence ATGAAAAAAATATTAATGTTTATAATAATAATAAGTAACGTAATATTTGCTGGTACAATAAAAGTAACGGGAATAGGGAAAATAAATACCAAACCAAATATAGCAAATATAAGTTTAGGGGTAATGACTGAAAATGAAGATGTATCTAAAGCTATAAAAGAAAATACTGGTAAAGTATCCAAGATAATATCAAAACTTTTAGAGTTGGGAATTAAAGAAAAAAATATTAATACTTCAAATTATAGTTTATATTATGATAAAGAAGATTATAATGATAAAGATTCTAAAAAAATTTATAAGGTAAATAATTCTTTGAATATTGAAATAGAAAATATAGAAAGAATTGGTGAGATAATAGATTTATTAGTAAAAAATGGGGTAAATAATATTTGGAATATAAGTTTTGGAGTAAAAAATAGAGAAAAATTTGAAGAAAAAGCAAAAATTATAGCATTAAAAAATGCAGAAGAAAAAGCAAAAAAAATATTAGAATCGCAAGATTTAAAATTAGGAAAAATAAAAAATATTTCAGAAAATATAGATCCTAATATACCTAGATATAGTTATGAAATGAATAGAAGTGCTGTAGCAGCTAATAATTATACAATAATATCATCAGTTTTTGTTGAATATGAAATAAGTTATTAA
- a CDS encoding aminotransferase class IV — protein sequence MYYLNEKIYNKSPLGEDYFYGISLFETIMGYKNKLIFLDEHLKRLENSMKFIGIDKKIEKNYLYDLINQEKDLNDEFMLKIQVSSENLFIKIENFSHRYFKNGIKLVEIVKYYQSELGFLKSGNYLLNILARKEVMKENGFEGVFRNRNNIITEGTISNIFFIKDEIVFTPSLDLNILNGIVREKIIEILKKNGIKVQEGHYTSKNLLEADSIFISNSLMKLGCLWVSEYNNIYYKKSEIIHLIEKEYLKLIKSMI from the coding sequence ATGTATTATTTAAATGAAAAAATATACAATAAATCTCCATTAGGGGAAGATTACTTTTATGGGATATCATTATTTGAAACTATTATGGGTTATAAAAATAAGCTAATCTTTTTAGATGAGCACTTAAAAAGGTTAGAAAATTCAATGAAATTTATAGGGATTGATAAAAAAATCGAAAAAAATTATTTATATGATTTAATAAATCAAGAAAAAGATTTAAATGATGAATTTATGTTAAAAATTCAAGTAAGTAGTGAAAATTTATTTATAAAAATAGAAAACTTTTCACATAGATATTTTAAAAATGGAATTAAACTTGTAGAAATAGTAAAATATTATCAAAGTGAGCTAGGATTTTTAAAAAGTGGAAATTATTTATTAAATATTTTAGCTAGAAAAGAAGTGATGAAAGAAAATGGATTTGAAGGGGTTTTTAGAAATAGAAATAATATTATTACAGAAGGGACAATTTCAAATATATTTTTTATAAAAGATGAAATAGTATTTACACCAAGTTTAGATTTGAATATTTTAAATGGGATTGTAAGAGAAAAAATAATAGAGATACTTAAAAAAAATGGTATAAAGGTACAAGAAGGGCATTATACAAGCAAAAATTTGTTAGAAGCGGATTCTATTTTTATATCAAATTCATTAATGAAATTAGGTTGTTTATGGGTATCAGAGTATAATAATATTTATTACAAAAAAAGCGAAATTATTCACTTGATAGAAAAAGAATATTTAAAATTAATAAAAAGTATGATATAA
- a CDS encoding penicillin-binding protein, producing MEFNNKLKFFLIFIIFVFVILLGRLFSLQIIQSRKYKEIVKTQIIKNYNLEGKRGKILSKNGDELAYDITYFYIILNPYNIVKDNVEKEYSLILSKYIKEKKSSFEKLLNKKYKDGRKYLKIKNVLDEKLKEKLIKELKKNKLYKYSYITFETSNIRKYANEKLFRHIIGFLGYNEDNIKVGKFGVEKIFENELKGKKEKIISYVEKTRKRELPMFSSFKNNNNEINPDGDNVVLTIDYFMQYILYEELISMYNDYQPNWASGIIMNPNNGEILSMVSLPVNKVAYTKNTIIQNIYEPGSVMKPIIVSAALEEKLVSTKDTFNNLEGKIVKYDAVIRDSSNSSRGILKLEDVLIKSSNVGMVKIADRIDAKTFEEYLKKFGFYEKTNIDLPNEINIKQLPYKKWDGLKKYTMAFGQGIAVTPIQMINAFSAVINGGILYKPRVIKKITTAEGETIKEFKSEIIRSNIISKETSDTIKKILYKVVEEGTGKKAKIDGYSIGGKTGTSQKSENGRYSDDKFIVSFMGFYPLDKPEYLILLIADDPKSDKNVYGGSILAPVFKNVMKRIFKYKNIPPEKNIEELEDEEVKYNKIEFDLKYMPELKGLTYRDVIGVFKDTEFKLDISGRGKVVYQYPKPGIELKKNIAIKIKLEE from the coding sequence TTGGAATTTAATAATAAATTAAAATTTTTTTTAATATTTATAATTTTTGTTTTCGTTATTCTTTTAGGACGATTATTTAGTTTGCAAATTATTCAAAGTAGAAAATATAAAGAAATAGTAAAAACACAAATAATAAAAAATTATAATTTAGAAGGTAAAAGAGGAAAGATATTATCAAAAAATGGAGATGAATTAGCTTATGATATTACCTATTTTTATATAATTTTAAATCCATATAATATTGTAAAAGATAATGTAGAAAAAGAGTATAGCTTAATTTTATCCAAATATATTAAAGAAAAAAAATCATCTTTTGAAAAATTATTAAATAAAAAGTATAAAGATGGTAGAAAATATTTAAAAATAAAAAATGTATTAGATGAAAAATTAAAAGAGAAATTAATAAAAGAATTAAAAAAGAATAAGTTATATAAATATAGTTATATAACTTTTGAAACCTCAAACATAAGAAAATATGCTAATGAAAAATTATTTAGACATATAATAGGATTTTTGGGATATAACGAAGATAATATAAAAGTTGGAAAATTTGGAGTAGAAAAAATATTTGAAAATGAATTAAAAGGTAAAAAAGAAAAAATTATTAGTTATGTAGAGAAAACAAGAAAAAGAGAATTACCAATGTTTTCTTCATTTAAAAATAATAATAATGAAATAAATCCAGATGGTGATAATGTTGTTTTAACAATAGATTATTTTATGCAATATATTTTATATGAAGAATTAATAAGTATGTATAATGATTATCAACCAAATTGGGCTTCAGGAATAATAATGAATCCTAATAACGGAGAAATACTTTCAATGGTATCACTTCCAGTTAATAAAGTAGCATATACAAAAAATACTATAATCCAAAATATATATGAGCCTGGTTCGGTAATGAAACCAATAATAGTATCTGCAGCACTTGAAGAAAAATTAGTTTCAACAAAAGATACTTTTAATAATTTAGAGGGAAAAATAGTAAAATATGATGCAGTTATTAGAGATAGTAGTAATTCATCTAGAGGAATATTAAAATTAGAAGATGTATTAATAAAGTCAAGTAATGTAGGAATGGTTAAAATAGCTGATAGAATAGACGCAAAAACTTTTGAAGAATATCTTAAAAAATTTGGATTTTATGAAAAAACAAATATAGATTTACCTAATGAGATTAATATAAAACAACTACCTTATAAAAAATGGGATGGATTAAAAAAATATACAATGGCATTTGGTCAAGGGATAGCAGTAACTCCTATTCAAATGATAAACGCGTTTAGTGCAGTTATAAATGGAGGGATTCTTTATAAGCCAAGAGTAATAAAAAAAATAACTACAGCTGAAGGAGAAACAATTAAAGAATTTAAATCAGAAATTATTAGGAGTAATATTATTTCTAAAGAAACATCAGATACAATAAAAAAAATATTATATAAAGTTGTAGAAGAAGGAACAGGTAAAAAAGCTAAAATTGACGGTTATAGTATAGGTGGTAAAACAGGAACTTCACAAAAAAGTGAAAATGGGAGATATTCTGATGATAAATTTATAGTGTCTTTTATGGGATTTTATCCTTTAGATAAGCCAGAATATTTAATATTATTAATAGCAGATGATCCTAAAAGTGATAAAAATGTATATGGTGGAAGTATATTAGCACCTGTATTTAAAAATGTAATGAAGAGAATTTTTAAATATAAAAATATACCACCAGAAAAAAATATAGAGGAGTTAGAAGACGAGGAAGTAAAATATAATAAAATAGAATTTGATTTAAAATATATGCCAGAGTTAAAAGGGCTAACATATAGAGATGTTATAGGAGTGTTTAAAGACACGGAATTCAAATTGGATATAAGTGGAAGAGGTAAGGTTGTTTATCAATATCCAAAGCCAGGAATTGAGCTTAAGAAGAATATAGCAATAAAAATAAAACTAGAGGAGTAA
- a CDS encoding anthranilate synthase component I family protein, whose translation MKLFESNISIVDFYKINKENFSEEFIILDSANKSKLSNYSYICAYFNNKITLKDNLVKFNNQIIEENIFYKAREILEINNNKKYKYPFYNGGLIGIISYDYNKYIEKLPNIAKDDLGIEDIYFVMPNLIIVKDEKTNEFYELNYSDKRFKWNNTINFKNNIEIIEEDVEWEDIKNFIPNMSKEQFEKIVEKAKYYIKEGDVFQVNLSQRFMTEFPDEDSFYLYEILRKINPSPFASFINLKEFRLISQSPERLVKLENNKIETRPIAGTRRIKKDNKIDNINFEKELKIDEKELAEHVMLVDLERNDIGKISKIGTVKVNEFMVIEKYSHVMHIVSNIIGELDKKYDGFDVINAMFPGGTITGAPKIRTMEIIEELEPTKRGFYTGSMGFIDFNGNIDFNIIIRSFIQKENKVYFQVGAGIVYDSDPKKEYKETINKARAMILAYKNYINNKKGKI comes from the coding sequence GTGAAGTTATTTGAAAGTAATATTTCAATTGTTGATTTTTATAAAATAAATAAAGAAAATTTTTCAGAAGAATTTATTATACTTGACTCAGCTAATAAGAGTAAATTATCTAATTATTCATATATATGTGCTTATTTTAATAATAAAATTACATTAAAAGATAATTTAGTGAAATTTAATAATCAAATAATTGAAGAAAATATTTTTTATAAAGCTAGAGAAATATTGGAAATAAATAATAATAAAAAATATAAATATCCGTTTTATAATGGTGGACTGATAGGAATAATTTCTTATGACTATAATAAATATATAGAAAAATTGCCTAATATAGCAAAAGACGATTTAGGAATTGAAGATATATATTTTGTAATGCCTAATTTAATTATAGTAAAAGATGAAAAAACTAATGAATTTTATGAATTGAATTATTCAGATAAAAGATTTAAATGGAATAATACAATAAATTTTAAAAATAATATTGAAATAATTGAAGAAGATGTTGAGTGGGAAGATATAAAAAATTTTATACCTAATATGTCAAAAGAACAATTTGAAAAAATTGTAGAAAAAGCTAAATATTATATAAAAGAAGGAGATGTATTCCAAGTAAACCTAAGTCAAAGATTTATGACGGAATTTCCAGACGAAGATAGTTTTTATTTATACGAAATACTTAGAAAAATTAATCCATCGCCATTTGCATCTTTTATAAATTTAAAAGAATTTAGACTTATTAGTCAATCACCAGAAAGACTAGTTAAATTAGAAAATAATAAAATAGAAACAAGACCTATAGCAGGAACTAGAAGAATAAAAAAAGATAATAAAATAGATAATATAAATTTTGAAAAAGAATTAAAAATAGATGAAAAAGAATTAGCAGAACATGTAATGCTTGTTGATTTAGAAAGAAATGATATAGGGAAAATATCAAAAATTGGAACTGTAAAAGTAAATGAATTTATGGTAATAGAAAAATATTCTCACGTAATGCATATAGTATCCAATATTATAGGAGAATTAGATAAAAAGTATGATGGATTTGATGTTATAAATGCTATGTTTCCAGGTGGAACAATAACAGGTGCTCCTAAAATAAGAACTATGGAAATTATAGAAGAATTAGAACCTACTAAAAGAGGTTTTTATACAGGAAGTATGGGATTTATAGACTTTAATGGGAATATTGATTTTAATATTATTATAAGAAGTTTTATTCAAAAAGAAAATAAAGTGTACTTTCAAGTAGGAGCAGGTATTGTATATGATTCGGATCCTAAAAAAGAGTATAAAGAAACTATTAATAAAGCTAGAGCAATGATTTTAGCTTATAAAAATTATATAAATAATAAAAAAGGTAAAATATGA
- the priA gene encoding replication restart helicase PriA, which translates to MRYLNLYVYGQEGFYVYLDENNEYEIGEHVLVMFMNRKKIGLVVSESKDREFSFKVNKILQKLYGEIKFSKNLIELFLWIQNHYLCSFSQLIDSIYPKDLKAEIEKYYKLSNEFIPADEKDKEFLNYIKKKEKYKLKTLYNRYTKGYIEKLIKKKVLEEVNQEFNTKNNYNDFKDIKVILENNKINLNEEQKLAKEKIINGNKKYYLLYGVTGSGKTEVYIQLIRDAIIENKGAIFLLPEISLTPQMIKRFKEEFGEQIAILHSKLTNTDRKKEWLSIYNGNKKIVLGVRSAIFAPVKNLKYIIMDEEHETTYKQDTNPRYNAKYVAIKRAEIDNCKVIFGSATPSIESYYFAQNNIFELIKLKNRFNSIKMPKINIVDMKREENEYFSKKLIKRTIEELRKNNQVIFFINRKGYSTYIQCKECGHVEECPNCAVSLDFYASSKEYKCNYCGYKRKYTNKCSSCGSTNLKYSGKGTEKIETELKKHFKDSKIIRVDADTTKDRDSYAQIYNDFYNKKYDIMIGTQIISKGFHFPNVTLVGIITADTIINFPDFRAGEKTFQIISQTAGRAGRDKKEGEVLIQTYNPDHYSILSVINHNYEEFYDIEIKNRKMLNYPPFSRIINIIVSGLEIEKVFKKAKKLYGILINIAKNLEIYGPIEAPIFKIKSRYRYQIFIKGERKEINRIKKYIIENVNKEKNDSVRIVIDVDPMNLM; encoded by the coding sequence ATGAGATATTTAAATTTATATGTTTATGGACAAGAAGGTTTTTATGTTTATTTAGATGAAAACAACGAATATGAAATAGGTGAACATGTCCTTGTAATGTTTATGAATAGAAAAAAAATAGGACTTGTAGTTTCTGAATCAAAAGATAGAGAATTTTCTTTTAAAGTAAATAAAATCCTTCAAAAGCTTTATGGTGAAATAAAATTTAGTAAAAATTTAATAGAACTTTTTTTATGGATACAAAATCATTATTTATGTAGTTTTTCTCAATTAATAGATAGTATTTATCCAAAAGATTTGAAAGCAGAGATAGAAAAATATTATAAATTATCAAATGAATTTATACCTGCAGATGAAAAAGATAAAGAATTTCTCAATTATATAAAGAAAAAAGAGAAATATAAATTAAAAACTTTATATAATAGATATACAAAAGGATATATTGAAAAATTAATAAAAAAGAAAGTTTTAGAAGAAGTAAATCAAGAATTTAACACAAAAAATAATTATAATGATTTTAAAGATATAAAAGTTATACTAGAAAACAATAAAATAAATTTAAATGAAGAACAAAAATTAGCAAAAGAAAAAATAATTAATGGGAATAAAAAATACTACTTACTCTATGGAGTAACAGGTTCTGGAAAAACAGAAGTATATATACAACTTATAAGAGATGCTATTATAGAAAATAAAGGTGCAATATTTTTGTTACCAGAAATATCATTGACTCCACAAATGATAAAGAGATTTAAAGAAGAATTTGGAGAACAAATAGCCATACTTCATAGCAAACTTACTAATACTGATAGAAAAAAAGAGTGGTTAAGTATATATAATGGGAATAAAAAAATAGTATTAGGAGTGCGTTCAGCAATATTTGCACCAGTAAAAAATCTAAAATATATAATAATGGATGAAGAACATGAAACAACATATAAGCAAGACACTAATCCAAGATATAATGCTAAATATGTAGCAATCAAAAGAGCAGAAATTGATAACTGCAAAGTTATATTTGGAAGCGCAACGCCTTCAATAGAGAGTTATTATTTTGCACAAAATAATATTTTTGAATTAATTAAATTAAAAAATAGATTTAATAGTATAAAAATGCCTAAAATAAATATAGTAGATATGAAAAGAGAAGAAAATGAATATTTTAGTAAAAAACTTATAAAGAGAACAATAGAAGAGTTAAGAAAAAATAATCAAGTAATATTTTTTATCAATAGAAAAGGTTATTCTACGTATATTCAGTGTAAAGAATGTGGACATGTAGAAGAATGTCCGAATTGTGCAGTATCACTTGATTTTTATGCAAGTAGTAAAGAATACAAATGTAATTATTGTGGATATAAAAGAAAATATACTAATAAATGTAGTAGTTGTGGAAGTACAAATTTAAAATATTCTGGAAAAGGTACTGAAAAAATAGAAACCGAATTAAAAAAACATTTTAAAGATAGTAAAATAATAAGAGTGGATGCAGACACTACAAAAGATAGAGATAGCTATGCACAAATATATAATGATTTTTATAATAAAAAATATGATATAATGATAGGAACTCAAATAATTTCTAAAGGATTTCATTTTCCAAATGTAACTTTGGTGGGCATTATTACAGCAGATACAATAATTAATTTTCCAGATTTTAGAGCTGGCGAAAAAACATTTCAAATTATATCTCAAACAGCAGGAAGAGCAGGACGAGATAAAAAAGAGGGAGAAGTGTTAATTCAAACTTATAATCCAGATCATTATAGTATTTTATCAGTTATAAATCATAATTATGAAGAATTTTATGATATAGAAATAAAAAATAGAAAAATGCTTAATTATCCACCATTTTCTAGAATCATAAATATAATTGTATCAGGATTAGAAATAGAGAAAGTATTTAAAAAAGCTAAAAAATTATATGGTATACTGATAAATATAGCTAAAAATTTAGAAATATATGGGCCTATTGAAGCACCTATATTTAAAATAAAATCTAGATATAGATATCAAATATTTATTAAAGGAGAGAGAAAAGAGATAAATAGAATAAAAAAATATATTATAGAAAATGTAAATAAAGAAAAAAATGATAGTGTGAGAATAGTAATTGATGTTGATCCAATGAATTTAATGTAA
- the def gene encoding peptide deformylase: MIMDIVTYGSSVLREKSKKIEKIDDEIKTLLNNMVETMQEAQGVGLAAPQVGINIRAFVLDIGDGNIRKVINPEFLEFSNNIVEQEEGCLSIPGIYKKVKRPESLKIKYLNENGEEVIEQAEGLLARAFQHEYDHLEGVLFVDKISPVAKRLVSNKLQKLKKETLKKIK, translated from the coding sequence ATGATAATGGATATAGTAACATATGGTAGCAGTGTATTAAGAGAAAAATCAAAAAAAATAGAGAAAATAGATGACGAAATAAAAACTCTTTTAAATAATATGGTAGAAACTATGCAGGAGGCACAAGGTGTAGGTTTAGCAGCTCCACAAGTGGGAATAAATATTAGAGCTTTTGTTCTTGATATTGGTGATGGAAATATAAGAAAAGTAATTAATCCAGAATTTTTAGAATTTTCTAATAATATAGTAGAGCAAGAAGAAGGATGTTTGAGCATACCTGGAATATATAAAAAAGTAAAAAGACCTGAATCACTTAAAATAAAATATTTAAATGAAAATGGTGAAGAAGTAATAGAACAAGCAGAGGGGTTATTAGCTAGAGCATTTCAACATGAATATGATCATTTAGAAGGGGTTCTTTTTGTGGATAAAATTTCACCAGTAGCAAAAAGATTGGTCTCGAATAAATTGCAAAAATTAAAAAAAGAAACATTAAAAAAAATAAAATAG
- the fmt gene encoding methionyl-tRNA formyltransferase, protein MRILFMGTPEFAVPSLEILNKYHEIIGVFTKIDKPNQRGKKIKFNPVKQYAIDNNLDIYQVKSVKSKEVIEKIKELNPDLIVVVAYGKILPNELIEIPKYGTINVHSSLLPKYRGAAPIHYAIINGEKETGVTIMDIAEELDAGDIILQAKTEISDDDNLKSVHDRLAEIGAKTLLKAIKLIEEGKVIRKSQNHEEATFVKPILKEETKINWNKSKREIFNFVRGLDPFPGAFFTFNNKIFKLYRVEEYDKTYEDAEIGEIVEFDKKRGPIVKVKDGSIILTKVKPENKKTISGRDIINGNYFELCNRLN, encoded by the coding sequence ATGAGAATATTATTTATGGGAACACCAGAATTTGCAGTTCCTTCTCTAGAAATATTAAATAAATATCATGAAATTATTGGAGTATTTACAAAAATAGATAAGCCAAATCAAAGAGGGAAAAAAATAAAATTTAATCCTGTAAAGCAATATGCAATTGATAATAACTTAGATATATATCAAGTGAAATCAGTAAAATCAAAAGAAGTAATTGAAAAAATAAAAGAACTAAACCCAGATCTTATTGTAGTAGTAGCATATGGCAAAATATTACCAAATGAGCTTATAGAAATACCAAAATATGGAACAATAAATGTACATTCATCATTATTACCAAAATATAGAGGAGCAGCTCCTATTCATTATGCAATAATTAATGGAGAAAAAGAAACAGGAGTAACCATTATGGATATTGCAGAAGAACTTGATGCAGGAGATATAATTTTGCAAGCTAAAACAGAAATAAGTGATGATGATAATTTAAAAAGTGTTCATGATAGATTGGCTGAAATAGGTGCTAAAACTTTATTAAAAGCAATAAAATTAATTGAAGAAGGAAAAGTAATAAGAAAATCACAAAATCATGAAGAAGCGACATTTGTAAAACCAATATTAAAAGAAGAAACAAAAATTAATTGGAATAAATCTAAAAGAGAAATATTTAATTTCGTAAGAGGATTAGATCCATTTCCAGGAGCATTTTTTACGTTTAATAATAAAATTTTTAAATTATATAGAGTAGAAGAGTATGATAAAACATATGAAGATGCAGAAATCGGAGAAATAGTAGAGTTTGATAAAAAAAGAGGACCTATTGTAAAAGTTAAAGATGGTTCTATAATTTTAACAAAAGTTAAACCAGAAAATAAAAAAACTATTTCTGGAAGAGATATAATTAATGGAAATTATTTTGAATTATGTAATAGATTGAATTAA
- a CDS encoding redox-sensing transcriptional repressor Rex — translation MKEERISPKVIERLTKYLRCLENLPQEDYISSEELAEKMGFTAAQVRKDLSNFGEFGIRGKGYQVRNLYADIEKILGVHKTNNVIIVGMGRLGNALFSEPEFTKESFNIVGIFDNSENKIGKEINGIKIRDIKELEHFINRKEDVNIAIITVPKSVAQELTDYLVKCGIKAILNFAPIKLNVPKNVVVENIDLYAKLQELNYWKEKVLK, via the coding sequence ATGAAAGAAGAAAGAATATCACCGAAGGTGATCGAAAGATTAACAAAATATTTAAGATGTTTAGAAAATCTTCCACAAGAGGATTATATTTCATCAGAAGAATTAGCAGAAAAAATGGGATTTACAGCGGCACAAGTAAGAAAAGATTTATCTAATTTTGGAGAGTTTGGAATTAGAGGTAAAGGATATCAAGTAAGAAATCTTTATGCAGATATTGAAAAAATATTAGGTGTTCATAAAACTAATAATGTAATTATTGTAGGAATGGGAAGACTAGGAAATGCACTTTTTTCTGAACCAGAATTTACAAAAGAAAGTTTTAATATTGTAGGAATTTTTGATAATTCGGAAAATAAAATAGGAAAAGAAATAAATGGTATTAAAATAAGAGATATAAAAGAATTAGAGCATTTTATCAATAGAAAAGAAGATGTAAATATAGCAATTATTACAGTACCAAAGTCAGTAGCACAAGAACTTACTGATTATTTAGTGAAATGTGGAATAAAAGCAATACTCAATTTTGCACCAATAAAATTAAATGTGCCAAAAAATGTTGTAGTAGAAAACATAGATTTATATGCTAAATTACAAGAGTTAAATTATTGGAAAGAAAAAGTTTTAAAATAA
- the folD gene encoding bifunctional methylenetetrahydrofolate dehydrogenase/methenyltetrahydrofolate cyclohydrolase FolD, which produces MKKIIDGRKISNAIKEEIKKEVTELKEKTGKIPGLAVVLLGENQASKVYVGSKIRTCEELGIFSEKYHLSEKTTEEELLRLIQTLNKKENIDGILVQLPIPNHISEQKIIDAISYKKDVDGFHPINVGKTLIGDKTGFKSCTPYGIIEMLKRENIEISGKDAVIIGRSNIVGKPMASLLIAESATVQICHSRTKDLAEKTKKADILISAVGKAKFIKKDMIKDGAVVIDVGMNRDENNKLCGDVDFDDVYEKVSRITPVPGGVGLMTVTMLMKNTLLSFKNNRL; this is translated from the coding sequence ATGAAGAAAATAATTGATGGGAGAAAAATCTCTAATGCTATAAAAGAAGAGATAAAAAAAGAAGTAACTGAATTAAAAGAAAAAACAGGAAAAATTCCTGGACTTGCAGTAGTTTTATTAGGGGAAAATCAAGCTTCAAAAGTATATGTAGGTTCAAAAATAAGAACTTGTGAAGAATTGGGAATTTTTTCTGAAAAATATCATTTATCAGAAAAAACAACAGAAGAAGAATTATTAAGATTAATTCAAACGTTAAATAAAAAAGAAAATATTGATGGAATATTAGTACAATTACCCATTCCAAACCATATATCAGAACAAAAAATAATTGATGCAATTTCTTATAAAAAAGATGTAGATGGTTTTCATCCAATTAATGTGGGAAAGACTCTTATAGGAGATAAAACAGGATTTAAATCATGTACACCATATGGAATAATAGAAATGTTAAAAAGAGAAAATATAGAAATATCAGGTAAAGATGCAGTAATAATAGGTAGAAGTAATATCGTAGGTAAACCTATGGCATCTTTACTTATAGCAGAAAGTGCTACTGTACAAATTTGTCATAGTAGAACAAAAGATTTAGCAGAAAAAACTAAAAAAGCAGATATACTAATATCAGCTGTAGGAAAAGCTAAATTTATAAAAAAAGATATGATAAAAGATGGAGCAGTAGTTATTGATGTAGGAATGAATAGGGATGAAAATAATAAATTATGTGGAGATGTAGATTTTGATGATGTATATGAAAAAGTAAGTAGGATAACGCCTGTACCTGGCGGAGTAGGACTTATGACTGTAACAATGCTTATGAAAAATACATTACTATCATTTAAAAATAATAGATTATAA
- a CDS encoding SHOCT domain-containing protein, which translates to MKKRFLIAGLIAIAVITSTYAHGGAGKMSGNGYNRNSKNLNNRDYKFTNEEIEKYETELRAKYNIKNDEKIDYKKLTDKELEEFGEILMDSMVYDKERHEFMEKLMGGDNSEQLKYMHINTAINYLEGYGFGMGGMMGNNGIWGNNSDALDILKERYAKGEITKEEYNEMKAELTK; encoded by the coding sequence ATGAAAAAAAGATTTTTAATAGCAGGATTAATAGCAATAGCGGTAATTACTAGTACATATGCACATGGTGGTGCAGGAAAAATGTCAGGAAATGGGTATAATAGAAATAGTAAAAATTTGAATAATAGAGATTATAAATTTACTAATGAAGAAATAGAAAAATATGAAACAGAACTTAGAGCAAAATATAATATTAAAAATGATGAAAAAATTGATTATAAAAAATTAACAGATAAAGAATTAGAAGAATTTGGAGAAATTTTAATGGATAGTATGGTATATGATAAAGAAAGACATGAATTTATGGAAAAATTAATGGGCGGAGATAATAGCGAACAGTTAAAATATATGCATATAAATACAGCAATAAATTATCTTGAAGGATATGGATTTGGAATGGGTGGAATGATGGGAAACAATGGAATATGGGGAAATAATTCTGATGCATTAGATATATTAAAAGAAAGATATGCAAAAGGAGAAATAACAAAAGAAGAATATAATGAAATGAAAGCTGAATTAACTAAATAG
- a CDS encoding SHOCT domain-containing protein, which yields MWRFFNGGCYNLFGGQGIMMIIFWIVIVALIFYFINKNGNKEIFKSKTSLEILKERYAKGEITKEEYEKIKKDL from the coding sequence ATGTGGAGATTTTTTAACGGTGGATGTTATAATTTGTTTGGAGGTCAAGGAATAATGATGATAATATTTTGGATAGTAATAGTGGCATTAATATTTTACTTTATAAATAAAAATGGAAATAAAGAAATATTTAAAAGTAAAACATCTTTAGAAATTTTAAAAGAAAGATATGCAAAAGGAGAAATAACAAAAGAAGAATATGAAAAAATAAAAAAAGATCTATAA